From the Oleiharenicola lentus genome, one window contains:
- the glmM gene encoding phosphoglucosamine mutase, with protein MKRQYFGTDGIRAPYGSDIMNEDFAWRLGVAVAGWLRENGAAQGAVALIGRDTRASGESLTRALADGLAHGGCRPFTLGVLPTPAVACAVSARKAALGVVVTASHNPASDNGIKFFGAAGIKLTDEQEARIEALLPARRGEMRSSPLETVDGITDYLAASAKLLPARLTGWRIALDTANGATVHTSGRVLRELGAEVIPLGAEPDGRNINNGVGSEHPEKLAELVRRQGARLGIAHDGDGDRCILCDEQGEVLDGDEILTLLALHALKQGRLAQKLLVVTQQSNLGVEAAVEAAGGRVARTPIGDRYVIERMRAEGAILGGESSGHIICSEVSPTGDGLVAALKVIEVMLATGHPLSVLRRVLVKFPQLTLALKVREKKPLDTLPGLTGTIRQVESELGARGRVLVRYSGTEPKLRLLVEGPTRETVQAVMDRLRSAARSELEVLD; from the coding sequence ATGAAAAGACAGTATTTCGGCACCGATGGCATTCGCGCGCCTTACGGCAGCGACATCATGAATGAAGACTTTGCCTGGCGCCTCGGCGTGGCCGTGGCGGGCTGGCTGAGGGAAAACGGCGCGGCGCAAGGGGCCGTGGCGTTGATCGGGCGGGATACGCGCGCTTCGGGTGAATCACTGACCCGCGCGTTGGCCGATGGCTTGGCTCATGGCGGATGCCGGCCGTTCACGTTGGGCGTTCTGCCGACGCCGGCCGTGGCGTGCGCGGTGTCCGCCCGCAAGGCGGCGCTCGGTGTGGTGGTTACCGCTTCGCACAATCCCGCCTCCGACAATGGCATCAAGTTTTTCGGGGCCGCCGGCATCAAGCTCACCGATGAACAGGAGGCGCGCATCGAGGCGCTCCTGCCCGCCCGACGGGGCGAAATGCGGTCCAGCCCGCTGGAGACGGTGGATGGGATCACGGACTACCTGGCCGCCTCAGCCAAGCTTCTGCCCGCCCGGCTGACTGGTTGGCGGATCGCCCTCGACACGGCCAACGGTGCCACGGTCCATACCAGCGGTCGGGTGCTGCGCGAATTGGGCGCGGAAGTCATTCCGCTCGGTGCAGAGCCTGACGGTCGGAACATCAACAACGGGGTCGGCAGCGAGCATCCCGAAAAGCTGGCCGAGCTGGTCCGGCGTCAGGGAGCACGGCTTGGCATCGCGCACGACGGCGACGGTGACCGTTGCATCCTCTGCGACGAGCAAGGCGAGGTGTTGGATGGGGACGAGATTCTCACGCTGTTGGCGCTGCATGCGCTGAAACAAGGCCGCCTGGCGCAAAAACTTCTCGTCGTGACCCAGCAGAGCAATCTCGGGGTCGAGGCCGCGGTCGAGGCGGCCGGCGGCCGCGTGGCCCGCACGCCGATCGGGGATCGCTACGTGATTGAGCGCATGCGCGCCGAGGGTGCGATCCTGGGTGGTGAATCCTCCGGCCACATCATCTGCTCGGAAGTTTCGCCGACCGGTGACGGCTTGGTGGCTGCGCTCAAGGTCATCGAGGTGATGCTCGCGACCGGCCACCCGCTCTCCGTGTTGCGCCGGGTGCTCGTCAAGTTCCCGCAACTCACACTGGCTTTGAAAGTCCGGGAGAAGAAGCCGCTGGATACTTTGCCGGGTTTGACCGGCACCATCCGCCAGGTTGAGTCGGAGTTGGGCGCACGCGGACGGGTCTTGGTGAGGTATTCGGGGACGGAGCCCAAGCTGCGGCTGCTGGTGGAAGGACCCACGCGGGAAACCGTGCAGGCTGTGATGGATCGTCTGCGATCGGCGGCACGCAGTGAGCTGGAAGTTTTGGACTAG